The Cydia fagiglandana chromosome 22, ilCydFagi1.1, whole genome shotgun sequence genome includes the window GACGCTTATGCCGCCAGCTAAGCTTCTGTATTCTAATGGAAACAACTCTCCAGCTATTATTAGAGGTAGCGGTACTGTTCCTGTAGCAATAGAAAACATGTGGATATGAGCTAGAATTACACCTATTAATGGATGGTCGTATGGAAGATAACCATGTGTTTTGGCGTAAGTATACGCAGCTATCGTGAGGTAAGCACAAATGTTGATTAACGCAGTGCTTAACAATATAGTCcgtctttttatttttttgatgacGTATACAGCGCTAGAGTTTGATATGATCCTCTGTGTGCCAAGACTGATAATGATCAGACTGAACATGGCATTTGGTCCAACCACATTCTCTAATATCTTGGTGGTGTAAGCTGACATAATGTTCGCACGTCCCCATTGTCCTAACGTATAAAGGTGCATCATTATAAATATTGGTTTATAGAATTGTCTTTTTCGCACCGTCTCATTCAAATACACTAAACCGCTCTTCAGTTTCCATAGAAAAGAATCGTTTACACCAGCATCGTCTTTAGATTCCCTGAGAATAGCACTTGTTTCCATCATTGCATGTAGCTCTTCCTCTTCTTCGTACCCTCTAAGCCATCTAAAGACTTGTTCACATTCCTCGTATCGTCCTTGATCAGCTAACCAGCTTGGCGATTCGGGTGAATTGATCACAATCAACAAATTGGTAAAAGATATAAAAGCGCATAAAAGAGCTGCTGTTTGCCAACCGAAATAAGACCCAACTGTGTGAACAGTTAGGACCCCAATTGCGATGGCTAGAGAGAGGGTCGCAAGGAAAGCGCCTCTGTTCTTTGGGCTTGTATACTCTCCTATAAGTACTGGTCCTAGTGTTGCGATCATTCCCATGGAGACCCCCTGGAGGAACCTGGCGAGCAGAAGGCCAGAGACGCTGGTGGCCAGGAGGATGCTAAACCAGCCGACCAGCATGGGCAGGATGCTGACCAGATTGGCGGTTTTGCGGCCAATTTTGCCATTATCGTGGGGACGATGAAGTTTCCAGTCACGAGAGCGAAGCCAAGAATTGAAGCTGAAAATTAAGACATGAAACATGATTTGAGAAATATTGAtctttttcattaattttatttattagatacTGCCTTATATGTAGCATTAAATACGCCTTTTGTACGAGGTGTATTTGCAGGCAGGtatatagtaaataaataaatattctgagacaaatttacacagatcgacctagtcccacagtaaatTCAACAAGCCTTTTTAAGactgtattaataaaatacactAGCGTATagttacataaatatgtaataagtatacgtaaaaaaaatccataatTCTGGAATAAAAGTCCGTATTGGTctatcaagaaaagtctgcggcgattttgatagcccacgcagtgcaagtgttatttatacctacgtcataatttcatagaagtttgacgtttaaaataacacgtgcactgcgtgggctattaaaatagctgcagacttggtctaactctaaatgcCCTTACCCGTTTCAAACCCAGGACCTCccaaagtgtcattctatggaacttgctaactatgtaaacaagtcactagttagggttccgtacccaaagggtaaaacgggaccctattattagggttccgtacccaaagggtaaaacgggaccctattactaagacttcgctgtccgtccgtccgtccgtccgtccgtccgtccgtccgtccgtccgtctgtcaccaggctgtatctcacgaaccgtgatagctggacagttgaaattttcacagatgatgtatttctgttgccgctataacaacaaatactgaaaacagaataaaataaagatttaaatggggctcccatacaacaaacgtgatttttgaccaaagttaagcaacgtcgggaggggtcagtacttggatgggtgaccgttttctttttgctttttttttgcattatggtacggaacccttcgtgcgcgagtccgactcgcacttgcccggttttaaattcatcattcagagacaatttcaatatggcggtttgtttacatagttagaaagttccatagaatgacactttatatcACTACCGAATAGGCCATGAGGCCGTCAAGAAAAGTGAATAGTATCCATAGTACTAGGGAATAATGCTCCcagtactgagtttgtatggcgataaccgggaattcccggttccggtactgtttGTATAGCAAACCaggtaccgggagcactccctacaTAGTACCAAAAagagaggggtcctgtcatagtaaattatgtagtcacagtaaatttactgccatctatcgagacacgactaaaactcaaaatgaaaacgtatgaaattatcaaaaaaaattatatatatggataaatgattttattatttttatatcattttgatccgtgttcattcactgatatctatgtgttaaaattgttaaatatgaaacggtgtcgtcacgccatctagccgagaatagactaaaggtgtgtgcggcatctattcgagaatgactttttcataaatttgaattttttgttgtttaagggagttccctctgccaacaaactgccctgcagtttggcagaagaaaaacatctgtaaaatagggtttatttcacctgaataaatgatttatttattttatttttattttttttcttgaattccgaggcacgttttttccttagactttattcgtcttatacgaagttacatatgtctttgatagtACCTATCCAAGATCCGCTGACGTCATCCACAGGTATGGGTGAGTCGGATCTTTGCAGCTGCGGCAGCACCACAGCCGTGAAGCCAACTGTTAGTCCATGACCAGCCATGTTCAGGCACACTCCTGACGTCACGAAGCACTGtcaattaaaattttacttttaacttataattttttgtatttcgtttttttttttcgtgaagTTTTGTGCTGTCGGCGGTGGAAGTGCATGAccctttatgaatgaattccattcCTAATGTGTCTATGCAGTTTCGCAGCTTGTTGTAAACACTAACCCTGGCTTGTGCTGTTGATACTTGTGTGTGTAACTGATTTGTAATTAGATTTGTTctttgtgtacctacttaatttttataagtGAGAACCTGTAATTGGCTCTGTAAATCTATTGTGGTTTTCAGAAATGTGTCTAGTTGTTGGTTTTCCatgtatagtaaaaataaataaaaataaaaacatatcgCGTCGTATGGAGTACCTATTAGGGCTCACTTAGACatacgagaactcgcatgcgagtttcattacatgggggttttgatcggtcggttgaattagacgtaaccaacagtccgcgagttcgcgcgccgtctaaatcagcccttagggtATATGAcagtagagatgccacgaatattcggcaattattcggtattcggcctattcggccgctttgccgaatattcggtattcggccgaatgttgcctactattcggccgaataccgaatatctgttgcacctacctataaaagaaaaaattcacaaaaaaataactagaaactaggtatattatttaaaatgttttcttggaaagtggttaaatacgaaggcacatTTTTGAGCATTAgttgattccaaaatattttatttttatcatgggtctgatttaaTTGACGCTaattacattcattaattctgttcaacataaaaatatatcttagcaaacgttgtgttTTTTCGGTGAACagttttaataataattgtgactcaaaatgttcgcatgtcacgccgaatattcggtattcggccgagagggaggccgaatattcggtattcggtattcggccaaatccactattcggggcatctctataTGACAGTCACttgcgtaaaaactagtgccggCACTAATTTCTTGTATGAGAATAATcagaaaatacaaatacttactTGTCTTTGAAATGGTGAAAACcaaatttttgtcattttatcttattttGTATTCGAGCACTTTTTAAACCGAAAGACATCAGACATCACTCACAACTCGAACTCACAAAACGCAAGAAAATTATAACTCAAAGTTAATTAACTTCACACGTAGATCCATAATCATTTTGAAAGCATAATTAACAAAGTATAGCATTGCAATTCAGCGAGGTAATGCTGCCAGTGTCTACGGCACCTTGCCGAgtgattttttattgtagtttaggttaagggacgttttatttatattaatttagaaTTACTTTTAGTTAATACTTTTTTATacaataggtatttatatttatttgcttaaGGTTTTGAAAGGTGCAACCATTTTCACTTCACGTCTCATAATAATGgactaaattaaattgattagaTATTTGGTGGTATACCGACTTTTACTACCTGTTATATGATCTTTTACAACCATCtatcgtacagtcgccatcagatatatcggagcggccaaggtgctcacaaatatctgagcacgcatctattgtcaaggcgttagagtgcgtgttcagatattgtgaacaccttggccgctccgatatatctgatggcgaccgtACAAAGGTCAGATAAACAATTACTATATCAAATATGGACAGATtaacggccctattcgaacttcgaACCATGCAAGTTCGTCTTCACAAGACAAGCGACCCGATATCCATCAAAAGGGGCGTGCGACAAGGAGACACCATTTCACCCAAGCTTTTTACGGCGGTACTAGAAGACGTCATAAAAACGCTTGCATGGGACAAGACCGGTATTAACATCCATGGTGTCTTTTTGTCGCACTTGAGATTCGCCGACGATATTGTTTTGTTTGCCGAGTCCCTGGATGATCTTCAAAGCATGATTCAAGGACTATACCATGCTTCTATAAAGGTAGGTCTTAAGATGAATATGTCCAAGACCAAAGTTATGACGAACATCACTGGCAATTCGAATCTCACCGTAACGGTGGGAGACGAAGAGCTGGAGGTGGTCGAGCAATACGTGTATCTTGGACATATTCTATCTTTCGACAAAAAACATCAGGAAAAGGAGATCTCCAGAAGAATCCAGTTGGGTTGGGCGGCATTCAACAAACTTGCGGACATCCTCAAATCTGAAAACTTTCCACAATGCCTGAAAACTCAcctctttaatcaatgtgtccTGCCCACCATGACATACGGTGCCGAGACATGGACGCTCACTAGGGGGGCTGTGCATAAAATACGAGTAGCACAAAGAGCCATGGAGCGCTCCATGCTCGGCATTAAACTGCAAGACCGAgtgaggaatgtcgaaatccgaCGCCGCACCAAGGTGCGAGACGTGGGTGACGTCATATCCAAGCTTAAATGgagttgggcgggacatgttgctaggcagagtgatggcaggtggaccaaaagGTTGACAGATTGGTGGCcactttcggatgaaagaagcgcctggcgtccgttggctcgttgggtggatgacatttggaaaattgcggggcacttttggatgagactagcccaggaccgggataagtggcgtacacgaagagaggcctatgctcagcagtgggtgggtgggtgggctagaatgatgatgatgatgattcgaactttaagatacgttagttaataaatctagaaacgatatggatgagATAATTATGTCTgtgttaaaatacttaaaatgtcggtgccattcgggaaatgaattagagattctctagatatgaaatagtaaatatatgtgatgttccgcggcaaaaggtaccttatggcggctggcgcttaagctattattaacgtcgcttcAATATTCAGCTGAGGCAGCGGTACCTTTTGCCGTCGATCGTCACATAtttgtttgacgaccggtctggcctagtgggtagtgaccctgcctgcgaagccgatggtcctgggttcgaatcccagtaagggcatttatttgtatgatgatgcagatatttgttcctgagtcatgggtgttttctatgtatttaagtatttgtatattatatatatcgttgtctgagtacccacaacacaagccttcttgagcttactgtgggacttagtcaatctgtgtaagaatgtcctataatatttatatttatttatttatttatttatatttatatctttactatttcatatctaatgagTCTCTgcttcatttcccgaatcgagccgtttgacgtttcttcaaacaaaaacgtattttttatactgacacatctaatccatatcgtttctagatatattaattgacgtgtgttaaagttcgaatcgggcagtaattcacttcttttgtttttgtttttatgtctgcTGGATTAACTCTTTGCACTCCATGCCTAATACGCGTGGCGTGTCTTTTTAAAATGTTATCGGAACGGAATGTACGAAGGTTGATATGATATTGGAAGACTGTActtgggggctattcataaattacgtcatttcaaattaggggggtcTGGACTTcagatgacggtagcatgaagtaggaggaaatggggtcatttgaagcatgatttttggatgattatagggggggggggtcaaaaatcgtcaaaaatcgatgacgtaatttatggacagccccttgtGTGCGTCAGTCGACGTCATAGTGGTCAAAGGTTAATGACCTTCAGGTATTATACCTTAGACCTagacatgtattttttttataaaaatcacTTATGTAAAAATTTCATGATTTTCATTATTAAACTTCGGAGGTAATTTTTTTAAACCCTCATAAATCAATTTATTTCActatgaaattaaaaattcaaaaattgttTTGAAATTTACAATTTGAGCTCTTTCAAACGATACTCCATTTTTTGATCTAGTAACTAGACTTTGAAATTTTCCCCCTCCTCATATGGATCATTTAGAGAAATAACATTATCAGTTGTCGGAGCTAACGTTGTTCATCACTCTTCCACAAATCGATAGCTTAagtagttctcgagatatttagcgatgtgacagacagacggacggacggaaaaGGGCAAAAGCCACTTTAGCCAACTTTCTTCAGTCTATTTAATTCAGAATATCCCAACATAAAATCTAAACACATTACTAATATACCTCTTACTTACACTATCAGTCCATTATGACCCCCACCCAGCCCAAAAGTGCCAAAGATCCTAGCAGCCTTACCGTGCTGGATGGCAAGCGATATCTGTTGgactaaaggtggccactgacgagccttccaacagtccaaatagcgtggctgcaatccaaaatacgtccgtgaatgtcaaaaacgtacaatgttcaatattaggatgccgtccatttggatgaatccattgtaacagcatccatttggaaggctcgtcagtggcctgcttaaggtAAGACCCTGAACCCGGATCGCACCTTCTGTCACGTAGACGCCGCCCCGTCTCTAACCAACTTCTTTGCCTCCGAACACCACGGCCCAGCGGTTTCCACCGCGACTGAACAAAATCGTACGCTGGTTCTAGGTTGGCATGGTTGGCGTATTTTATGCGTTTGAGCCTCGCGGCATTCGCCGCGGCTGCGCCTGTTAACCTGCTAGCGGGAGCCAGTTGAGTAGGCGCAAAGTACTCACGCAGGTTGCATCCCAGAGCAAGCAGCGGCCTTTGGCCCACGGAACCACCGTTAAGCCGTATTCAGATTACCACTTCAGTACCTATGTTTAAACATTCTTGTACGAACAGCCAGATCAGCCTTTGACAAAGTTTTAAGagcaatttaataatatgttATGTCGTAAGTATAGATCTTATCAAAACGTTATTGATTACTGGCGATTGGTTTACTGACACAGAGTAGGTGATAACGATGGCTTAGGAAGTTGATAACAACGACCTTCGTAGGTGCAGAAAGGCCGGGCCAATGCAGCTTCAATGCAGTCAAGAATCAAGACACTAAGCATCTTCTGTTGTTAAATAAAGATTAGGTATAGTTTGAAAAAGTCATGTAATTCTAAATTCCTATATGTAATACTTAATCTAACTTTAAACTTAATTGCacaaaatatttacaacaaATACGAGACATGATGTTTGCCAGGCTAACGGTAACTAATAATAAACACATAGCTCAGTActtagtccatcgctttcacccaatcACCTAGTAGGTATGCATTTTAGATTCCATCAACTCTCAATAAGTCCTTGGTGCTGCCTCTGCATGCGTCCCGTGACACGGGCAAGGGcggcatccgctcggtgtacccattacatttcattaaagtgtctcTTTTGACATTCTCTACGTATTGGGTATTGGCTTCGACTCCGCGCACGACTCCCAAAGGTCTGGAACACCATTTTTTCGTGATGGgaaaaacacaatttatttatttaatgtatttatttcggaTAGCAAGATCCATACTTTGCAGTTAGTTACAttacataaaattaataaactaattaatttaaaGCATTGTCAAATCATAACATcacttacaaataaaattagatAAAATGTCCGGTACTAatttgatttaaaataataataatttaatatgtaAAGATTGCAACGTAATAATAATGATGCCCGAATTTATAATGTTTATAAGTAATGTTCTTTATGAAATACTTTATTCCAAATCCCTCTTTCAGTTTTGCTTAATATTTTCAAAGCCTCGTAAATAAGACGGTAAtagaaaaatcaaaacaaaactacctacaaattaaCTATTCGACATGAGTATCCAGACATTCTATTACCAAAAAAGTACTTATAACTAGCACAATAAATACTTGatgtaaaactaaaattatatcaCAGGTTGGCTGCACCGGCGGTCAGTTTTGTACATCATCAGGGAATGCAAAGACTGCACCGACTTCATTTCCTCAGGGGATAGTGGTCTACCTCTGAACTCGTCCTCTATGTCCTGAAGAGTCCTATCCTTAGTTTCTGGAAGGAAGAACCAAGCTACGACCAAACAGTAGGTCACTATACATGCGTACATTACATACGCACCATGAATACCAATTTTCAAGAAGAGAAGTGGCGCAGTCTTGATCGATAGGAACAAGTTTGCAGACAGGAACAAGACACTTATTCCTCCGGCTAAACTTCTAAATTCCAGAGGGAATAATTCTCCAGCGATTATAAAAGGAAGCGGTACTGTCCCTGTAGCTATCGAGAAGATATGGATGTTAATCAGGACAATGCCTATCATGGGATGGTCGAATGGCAGCATTCCGTGCTGCTTTCCGTAAGAATATGCTGCGATCGATAAATATGCAAACACGTTAATTGCAACAGTGGCTAATAACATCGTCCGTCGCTTCACTTTCTTAATTACGAACACAGCACACGTGTTTGAGATGATTCTGTGTACGCCCATTGTGATGACTAATAAAGGAATGTTCGATCCCTTGCCGACAACGTTCTCAAAAATATCCACAGTATATGCCGCCAGGAGATTAGCGCCTGACCACATGCCCAAAGTATAAATATGCATCATTATGAAAATCGGCTTATGGAACTCCCTTTTTCTAATCGTTATTCTAAAATGCACTACATTCCTTCTTAATTTTTGGAAGAAGGTTTCTGATGAACTCACTTCGGCTTTGGATTCTCTAATAATTATGCTACTATCTATCATCCTCTGTAGTTCGTCTTCTTCGCCGTCGCCTCTGAGCCATCTGAATATTTTTCTGCTCTCATCATATCTCCCTTGATCTGCCAGCCAGCTGGGTGTCTCAGGTGAATAAATAACTATAAGTAAGTCTATGAATCCTATGATAGCGCATACGAGGGCTGTTGTTTGCCAACTGATAAAAGACCCCATGGCGTGTACAATCAGGACTCCTGTAGCGATTGTAACAGAGATGAATGCTAAGAAAGGTCCTCTGTTTTTGGGGCTGGTATATTCTCCGATGATGACAGGTCCGAGGGAGGCGCTCATACCCATGGAGATGCCTTGGAACAGCCTCGCGACGAGCAGGGTGGGAAGGTTGGTGGCGAAGAGAATACAGAACCAGCCGGCGAGCATGGGAGCTATAGAGACGATGTTGGCGGTTCTTCGGCCGTAGTTGGCCATCACGGTCGGACAGATGAAGTTGCCAGCGACCAACGCGAATCCCAAAATTGAGGCTGGAATAATGAAAACCAAATATCAGATTGCGGTTTTTTACAACTGGTAAGTAAAGCTTCATTTAAGATAAACGTACTAGTCCTCGACGTGTTTATGCCTAATAGATGACACCTGATGTCAcgtctattgacaatgacttaagtttcaagttgTTAATGTActaggaccgcgtcgagcaccagtacgtttatcTTAGTCGGTTCAAGAACTTAATGCGGTTCAAGAATTTACATTGAGGTACTTATTGAGGACCATATAGGTATGACCATATACCTGACGCGCTATATGGCCCTCAGTTTGGAGACTCCTGATTGCAAGCAAATTCTTGAACCCTCTAAACGGGGCTTAATCTTAGGGGGATTTCTGTAAGCGCGCCCACCTATCCAGGATCCTGACGAAGCGTCAATAGGGATGATGGAGTCTGGTCTCCTGAGCTGCGGCAACAGGATGGCAGCGAAGCCCACCGTCAGCCCGTGGCTCGCCATGTTCAAGCATACTCCTAGGGTCACGAAGCACTGTAAATAAAACAATCCAAGTTAAATTAATTGGTAAATTGTTTCACAAATTGACTATGGGTCTCCCAAGATACGACAACAACAACGATACAACgatatacagggttacttttttaccggtacaataaattttaccacatcattgGTATCCATAATACCTAGATCACATtgacaaataattttttttttcgcatcaattaatttatccttcaccaatttagtaatttctggttgcactaattacaaggtgtcaacggtatgaaatcgcgcgcgatgacgtaaacaaacagttgccagttcgtgcgtttgctaattgatgcgtaaggcatccacattttctagtactttagcggataagttcgggcattggtatttttgttttttttgttcccaaatagtagtaacaaagaatgctggtattttttatttttggcaacaattacgtatgttgatttattctactggtaaaaaagtaaccctgtacaatatataaatacttgaataggtacatagaaaacatccatgactacaaatatctgtgctcgtagatcaaataaatgcccataccGGGATCTGATCCCGGGACCATCTGCTTCACAAAGCAGGGTAACTAACCACTAGGCcacaaatatacatatacagtatACAAAATAGTTAAAAGATTACAAGATACTTAGTTAAAAGATGTTTAAAAGGTTACAAGATAGTTAAAACATACAACGCGATGCGATGTGATTTATTAAACAATATGAATATGCAGCCAAATTCTAGAGATTGAATCACACGAAATCGCCGc containing:
- the LOC134675429 gene encoding facilitated trehalose transporter Tret1-like: MEKKSGWITPFKKQCFVTLGVCLNMASHGLTVGFAAILLPQLRRPDSIIPIDASSGSWIASILGFALVAGNFICPTVMANYGRRTANIVSIAPMLAGWFCILFATNLPTLLVARLFQGISMGMSASLGPVIIGEYTSPKNRGPFLAFISVTIATGVLIVHAMGSFISWQTTALVCAIIGFIDLLIVIYSPETPSWLADQGRYDESRKIFRWLRGDGEEDELQRMIDSSIIIRESKAEVSSSETFFQKLRRNVVHFRITIRKREFHKPIFIMMHIYTLGMWSGANLLAAYTVDIFENVVGKGSNIPLLVITMGVHRIISNTCAVFVIKKVKRRTMLLATVAINVFAYLSIAAYSYGKQHGMLPFDHPMIGIVLINIHIFSIATGTVPLPFIIAGELFPLEFRSLAGGISVLFLSANLFLSIKTAPLLFLKIGIHGAYVMYACIVTYCLVVAWFFLPETKDRTLQDIEDEFRGRPLSPEEMKSVQSLHSLMMYKTDRRCSQPVI